CCGGGCTGGTGGTCAACATGATCGACCAGAAGGTGCGCAACCTGACGCCCCAGCACATGACCTATTCCATAGCCAAGATGGGGCTTTGGGCATTCACGCGTCTGGCCGCACAGGACCTGGGACCACAGATCAGGGTAAACGCCATCGGCCCCGGCCCGACATTGCAAGCAGCAGATCAATCACAAGGCGAGTATCAGCACAGCCGCCGCACCACCGTTCTTGCCCGCGGGGCAAACCCGTCCGACATTACTGCCGCGCTTGGTTTTTTCTTGGATTCACCGTCGGTTACAGGCCAGCTTTTATGTATAGACGGGGGGCAGCATCTGGGCAGGAAAACCCCTGATACGGCGGGACTTTAGCCCCAGTGTAACGCGGCCTTTACTAAGTTGTGCACCGTTCAAGGAACAGTCACAAATCCGTAACTAATTATTAATAAAATTCAGTGGCTTGACTGGTGTGAATTAAATTATACATATAAAACAAATGGTTGCGTTTTTGCCTAAATTTTAGGCAGACCTTGAAAGCAACAGGGATTCAAGGGAAAATCATTCAGTTTCAGTTTTCGCCCACAGACTTATCCACAGATTCAGTGGACAGGATTCAGGTTGCAGGACCAGCCCGGACATTGCAGACAAAGGCAGAATCAGCAAGGATCACCCGCAATGTCGGACACTAGCCCGCCTATCGATACACCAGACGCTTCCCAGCGCGGTCATGCCTGCATTCAGTCCTATCTGAAATCGCTTGATAACTCGCCTGGCGTGTATCGCATGCTGAACGAAAAATCCGAAGTTCTGTATGTGGGCAAGGCGCGCAGCCTGCGCATGCGGGTGTCCAATTACGCGCGCCCGTCCGGGCATTCGGCACGCATTGCGCGGATGATCTCGGAAACCACCAGCATGATGTTTCTGACCACGCGCACCGAAACCGAAGCCCTGCTGCTGGAGCAGAACCTGATCAAGCAGCTAAAGCCGCGCTACAATGTGCTGCTGCGCGACGACAAAAGCTTTCCCTATATCCTGCTGCCCAAAGACCACGCATTTCCGCAATTGCGCAAGCATCGCGGGCGGCGGTCGGTGAAGGGCAGCTATTTCGGCCCCTTTGCCAGCGCGGGCGCGGTCAACCGCACCCTCAACCAGTTGCAGCGCGTGTTCTTGCTGCGCAACTGCACCGATTCCGTGTTTCACAGCCGCACGCGGCCCTGTTTGCTGTATCAGATCAAACGCTGTAGCGCGCCCTGCGTGGGCTATGTGAGTGAGGACGACTATGCAGGGCTGGTGGCCGATGCAGAACGCTTCCTGTCAGGCAAAAGCACGCGCATTCAGGCGCAACTGGCCAAGGATATGCAGGCCGCATCCGACGGGATGGAATTTGAACGCGCCGCAGCCTTGCGCGACCGTATTCGTGCGCTGACCAATGTGCAGCAATCCCAGGGCGTGAACCCGCGCGGCGTGACCGAAGCCGATGTGATCGCCCTGCATCTGGAAAAGGGGCAAGCCTGCGTGCAGGTGTTTTTCATCCGCGCCAATCAAAGCTGGGGCAACCGCGACTTTTACCCCGCGACGGGTGCCGGTGCGGAAGAACCCGAAATTCTGGAAGCGTTCCTGACGCAGTTTTACGACGGCAAGGAACCCCCGCGATTGCTGCTTTTGTCGCATGAGTTGGAAAACGCCGATCTGGTCGCGGCAGCCCTTGGTGAACGCGCGGGCCGCAAGGTGGAACTGGCCGTGCCCCAGCGTGGCGAGAAGGCGGAACTGGTGGAAAACGCGCTGCGCAATGCGCGCGAAAGTCTGGCCATGCGCATGGCGTCCACCGCCGCGCAGGGGCGTTTGCTGGACGGGCTTGCGGCGGCCTTCGGGCTGGATGGCCCGCCCGACCGTGTCGAAGTGTATGACAATAGCCATATTCAAGGCACAGATGCCGTGGGTGCCATGATTGTGGCAGGGCGCGACGGGTTCATCAAAAGCCAGTATCGCAAGTTCAACATTCGCGGCGACAGTCTGACGCCCGGCGATGATTTCGGCATGATGAAGGAAGTTCTGACCCGCCGCTTTCAACGCCTGCTGAAAGAAGACCCGGACCGTCAGGGCGACACATGGCCCGACCTGCTGCTGATTGACGGCGGCGCGGGTCAGGTCAGCGTGGTGGCCGAAATCATGGCCGATCTGGGGGTCGATGACATTCCGGTTGTGGGCGTGGCCAAGGGCATTGACCGCGACGCAGGCAAGGAAGAATTCCACCGCCCCGGCCAGCGCCCCTTCGCGTTGCGCCACAACGACCCCATCTTGTATTTCGTCCAGCGCCTGCGCGATGAAGCGCACCGTTTCGCCATTGGCACGCACCGCGCGAAACGCGCAAAA
Above is a window of Roseinatronobacter sp. S2 DNA encoding:
- the uvrC gene encoding excinuclease ABC subunit UvrC, producing the protein MSDTSPPIDTPDASQRGHACIQSYLKSLDNSPGVYRMLNEKSEVLYVGKARSLRMRVSNYARPSGHSARIARMISETTSMMFLTTRTETEALLLEQNLIKQLKPRYNVLLRDDKSFPYILLPKDHAFPQLRKHRGRRSVKGSYFGPFASAGAVNRTLNQLQRVFLLRNCTDSVFHSRTRPCLLYQIKRCSAPCVGYVSEDDYAGLVADAERFLSGKSTRIQAQLAKDMQAASDGMEFERAAALRDRIRALTNVQQSQGVNPRGVTEADVIALHLEKGQACVQVFFIRANQSWGNRDFYPATGAGAEEPEILEAFLTQFYDGKEPPRLLLLSHELENADLVAAALGERAGRKVELAVPQRGEKAELVENALRNARESLAMRMASTAAQGRLLDGLAAAFGLDGPPDRVEVYDNSHIQGTDAVGAMIVAGRDGFIKSQYRKFNIRGDSLTPGDDFGMMKEVLTRRFQRLLKEDPDRQGDTWPDLLLIDGGAGQVSVVAEIMADLGVDDIPVVGVAKGIDRDAGKEEFHRPGQRPFALRHNDPILYFVQRLRDEAHRFAIGTHRAKRAKAVNASPLDDIPGVGAGRKRALLAHFGSAKAVARAGLSDLQAVGGISETLAQVIHDHLNAR